The Falco peregrinus isolate bFalPer1 chromosome 11, bFalPer1.pri, whole genome shotgun sequence genome includes the window acatctgtcCAATTTGTGGAATGTTCATTGTATTCTATTTCAGAAGTTGCATGCAAAATAGAAACGTTTCTCACAAATGTTAAAATAGATGGGAAAACATAAAGGGCTTTTGTTTCATCTTGAACAAGAAAATCAGattgaatttcattttcaggCTGTCCTGTAATAGAAACATTCTACAAGTTTGCATTGTTGTAAATACACATTTCTGTTGCGACTTTAAagtatatatgtaaatattttaggttcagaaatgtttgctttagGAAAAGGGTAAAATACAGGCCAAATCTGACATGCCTACAACTGCATagcttatttctttttcaaatccCTTTGCCCGGGATAGAATTTTCTAATGAAAGAAGTTCAGAGAGTAAAATAGCTTGATtaatgtttggtttgggtttttttcttcaaatgctgTCATCTTTTTCTTACCAGTAGAAACCATAGTTTTGTAGGTAGCTTTTGAATGTTGATTCTTCTGGCTTCTCCAAGTGGTTTCATTCCAGGCTAGATTTCTGCCAGTGTTACACTAAATTTACTGAATAATTCCAATAAGGAATGTAAAAGCACGGGTTGTTAAACTGGTATCTTTTTCTGATATAGGCTTGTCCTTATTTTTTTGGTGCTTAAACTGTCTTCTTGCTTCTGACTCATTTTACTCTTGATAGATAGTACTTTcccttttatatttattttaaactctaGTTTCTGAAGTGATCGCTTTCCTAGTATGATTACATCTGATATAATCTGTATTAAAAACAGCAGGGgtgtttgatttggtttttttggggggtcaAATTGTGAATGATTCTCACATGAATGAATGGTGTGTGCTGGGGTGTTGCTTCCACACCCCCCCCTACTCTTCAGTTCCTATCTCCTGTGTTGCAGCCAAAGCACAACGGAACCCCCCACGTACCTTCCTCTTAGCATCACTCCCCACCACCCTTCTCCATCAAAAAGTATCCAacaaatgacagagaaaaattaatttgggtTATTTCTCGGGTTCCTGGTGTCAGAGCAGGGAGGATTAAAAATCCCTTCTGTGTCAGGAGTTCTAGCAACTCATTTCAGAATGAGGTGGTTTAGTGCAACGCAAAGTAGATACATGTTTTAGTGTGAGTTTTGCCTCTTTTAATAATGTGTTATAAATTTCCATTGCTGAACACTGCAAAAGTTGGTCACACCTTGTAAAAACTGCAGCTAACGCTTAAGTCGGGAGGCATTCCCTTCTGGGATCTTGATATCTGACACAAAACAGCGATAACGATCTGGAAaaattctgcaggttttttttttattcagcgGTAAGACatggaaaaatcaaattatttccaGGCTGAAACTAATTCTTATTTAATGCTGTCATATTTGGCTACATGGAACATTGGGCCAGGAACCTCTGAATCAATAATAGGTCTAGTAAGAGCTATCATTATATTTTGCACCGCTTCAGTGCTCGCCAGTGTAATTACATAGCAGATGTGAAGGTGGGCAAACAGTATTTAGAATGAAGTACAATTTATTGCCATTTTGTGTATCACAGGTTTAGATATTCCAGTACAAACACTTGCAGGATTTTGCTGAGATTGTCGATAGTAGTTTTGTcaaggttttcttctgtgtcctCCATGGTATGCCATACTGCAGGAAAAGGGGATGGAATCAGATGAAGGACTGGAACTCCTGtaaggaggaaaatgaaatttggaGAAGAAATATTGGTGAAGTTCTGTTAAGCCAATTAATATGTCACTGTTTAGCAACAGTCAGGTAACTACTCAATAAACTTACTTTATAGAGGAGTGTGTGTCACTGCAgcttccttttactttttttttttttttttttttttaagccttgcATCCATTTTGTTGTGTTTCCTAGAACTGgcactttcctttcttttaagtttacctcttttattactattttttttaaaaaaaaaaaagatcctttgCATTGTAGGTGTTGATACCATGTTTAGAAGCCACAGAAGGGCACAGATATCGCTGCAGCTCCCCAAACTGAAAACCAATTGCCGTGTTCTTGGACAATGTTAAGGCTGAGCACTTTTAGAAGCATTTTTTAGTCCTCTCCATAAATGGTAAAATAGGGTGTCTGTATTTTTACTCTGTAAAATAGAACCACTGTAATCCTCAGGTAGAAGAACTTCCACTTGAAATGACTGCAACATCAAGCCACCTATACATGCTGCAACTTTAATGTAAAAAAGGAGTTAAATCAGTCTTCTGCTTCCTAattgcttttttgggggggagtaTTGTTTCTCTCCAGCCTCTTTCCTGTTTTACTACTTTTCCTCTCTCATTTTTCAGCTGCGTACTGCTAAGGAATCTGTTTTCTTCACTAGGTGCTAATCgtgaaaagaaaaggttttgagGTGTAGTCATTGTATTCCCTTATCAGCTTCTCCCATGTAGGATTTTTGATATCCCTGGACGTGCATGTATtggttgtgttggttttgttggacCTGGGCTCTGCCTTGgtgtgaaaaatgaaagattcaTGGTGTAGGTGGCTGCCAGGAGAAATGCTTAGGTAGGGAGTCCCACTTGCAGGTGTGTGCCTAATTCCAGGAGGGATTTCAGGCATATTGTGTCCTTTGCTATTTCTGCTGGCTACTCCGTGCACCTTTCCCACCCCTCAAGCTGGCAGCTGTGAAATCTACATTCTCTTTAGGGGACGAGAACATCTAATTTCAGTATGTGAATTTCTGCAGGAATCAGTGCCTCCAGATTTAAACAGGTAATAAGGAGCGTTACTGTAACTGTGACAACAGACCTTTACAGAGATTTTTGTAGTCTTTGAAGATACAACCCTCAAGTGTTTCACGGCTCCTAGAAATAGTAACTGGCTGGCTAGTGTGGTATGTAGGGATATCCCACTGGATCAGAATTGCTTATCTTTGTAGGAGACACTACTGCTGACAGGTTTTTCCATTATCTCTGCCACTGGAGCTGTGCTCCTGCAAAATGATGATGGGTATGTTGTATCACTGCTTTTGTTTGGGTATCTTTTCAAAGCTTCTGTAAAGTTGGATTTGGAAGCCTCAAGTTGGGGCAAATAAGCTTGAGAAACAGGATCATGTGCACGTGCTTATTCATGAAATCATGCATTTGTTACTGAACAATAGACTGTAAAATATAGGAGCTTCCGGTACCTCTTAATAAAAATGGAACGTGGTCATCTTCAACCAGGCCTTGATATAAAGTATTCTGGAAATACTGCCTTTCAAACACATGGTTCTTCAACAGATTCATGTTGTGTAGCTCTTGCTCTGTAATTCACAATGCAAGTGATTATTACAAATTTTGGACAATAGGAGGCATGCAAGCATGTTTGATTTACTTTTCCTCTCACGTGGAAGCTTTTCccatcaaagaagaaaaaggcatggATGACAgtcttttgcatttgtttagTACTTAGAAGACCTCAAGACTGGTGCTGTTACTGTCATTTTACAGAAGTGAGAACTAAAACGCAGAAGTGAAGCAATTCCCAAGAGTTGCAGAGTGACAATCAGTAATAGAATCTTGTTTCGTGGATTCCAAAGGTCTGGGAATCTTCCTCAGTTATTAACTAACTATTCAAATCTTTGTGTAAGTTTAAGATGCAGTAAATTTAACACTTACATTAATAAATAGTATAATtgtagaacagaaaaataatctgatttacAGGACTTAATACATTCAGAAGGTATACCCCAAATCTTCCAATTCATCAAAAGCCCATACCCTTCTCCTTACCAATTGCTTGAAGCCTCTGAAACCATCGAATAGTGTTCGGGAAATAATTGGGGAAGACTGGGTTTGGTGCACCAATTAAATCCAGTAGTACAAGCAGGTCctacagaagaaagaatctTTAATACAGAATTCTCTACTACACCACCATcaaccacagcagctgcaacCAGACCTCTTGGTTCCTTATAGGTCATGACTAGGTCTTTGATAGCCCTGGCCAAGATCTGGCTTTTCTACCATGGTGCCTAAGAACTCATTAGCAGAACCTGACTCCAATCTGATGCATTTTGCCATCTTTTGGAGGAGCAAAACGGTAGCCTGCTGCTCTGTTCCTCAAGCTGAAGCAAACTGCATCACTTTGTTTGCAGTTTGTGTGTTATatccctttaaaagaaaaactaaggtaggtggggagaaagaagaggaaattgCTGCTTCCCCAGAGAACAACAAAGTCTGTCAAGGGAAGGACATTTTATGAGTCACAAGATACAGTGACAGAAGAAAAGCGTCTCAGCAGTGAGCAGGGAAACTAGAAGGCAGTAGGGAGAACGGAGCAGACAACCAGAATGTTAGCAGGAATCCAAAGGGAAACGGAGCTTGCTGTAGCTTAGCGCTGAGGTAGGGGAGGTCTGTTCCTAGACTGATGATATGTCTGTGTTCTTCCCTACTCACTTTGAATTCTCTCTCTTGAAGAAGGTGGGTATCCTAGTTTATGTTCTAattaatttgtgtatttttatttttctgtgactcCTCCTCATACTTGCATGGAGAAGGTCTAAGCAGATTCACCTGAAAAGGTCTTGTCAACTCTCTGTTTTATCACATCTCATAAAATTTCCTCAGGCTTGCTTCTTCCCATTAACTTTGGTGGGGTTCATGGTTTCTTAGGAATTTGGCCAATTACTtactaattaaatattttttaaaacgtAATTTACTATTACTCATTAAGGAAGTGAAAGCCACTTACTATGCCGTGCAGCTGATTTGTGGTTGTTGAACCAGGTGGATGTGGAGTAGATACCATTTTCCGAGCCAAGTGTTGAGATCCGTAGAGGGAATCGGAAGGGGACCACCGCACAAAGGCTTCTTCACCATCAAAAAAAATGAGCTGAAGTGAAAGGTCTGGTCTTGACGTTGAGCTGGTCTGTTGGAGGAagttaaaaatcacaaaactcATTCTGGTCAGAACATGAAATAAAGGACAAATACTGTAGTCATGTCGGCAACATCGGTAGGGGTGTATCTTCAGGTACCCTATACAAACCTTCCTATGGCTGTTAAAACATGCACTATACCGTGTAATAGTAGTAGTCTTTATTATTTATCTAGTACATCATTATGTACTTATTATTTATCTAGCACAGTTATATGTTCTCCAGTCTGGTGTCATTTTGGTTCTGGctaaaaatttcatttctgactTTAGCAGACACGAGCTGAGTATGTTGAGACAGGTCTGCAAAACCAGGTAGCAGAAACATCATCTCAAATAACAAGAAGACATGTCAGCAACAACACCCGATGCGAGTGCTCATGGTATTACTCAATAACGCCACAAAGGAGTAATGCCTCTGCTAGAGTTGTGCCTCTGTAGCGGTGAATTACGTATTTGTAAAGTTGGTGTTTTTTTGAGGGACAGAGTAGCCAGTCGTGAGAAGAATGaccatttcttttcccttaggGGGACTTGCAGCCACCAAGGCAACTTCACTCTAAAACCAAAGCACAGGAGTGGAGCAGATACGCCCTTCCCTTTCAGCAACCAAAAATATCATAGCAGTAAAAACTGAGAATATATATCATTAATGTATTCAGGGTCACAAAGGAGACATGTGTGTGAAATTTCTTCCCCATGTAGAAGGAgccttttttctgtctctgtttacTAACTGAAGCCTTGTTGGCACCAAAAGCATTTCCTAATAATCTACAACACGGCTAAACCCAGTTTGGTTCTGCTATAGGAACAGTTTTGGGAACTGTAGTCTTGGCAGttgctataaatattttaaccCCTCCACTAATTAATGCTATTTCAAGTGAAATCACGTGATGTGGTTAAAAAGGTGGGGACACCGCCAACAGTCATGTCCTGTATGGGCTACAACTTCCAACTAGCTGGAGCTGATCCAATATAAACAGTAGTGGAAACTTCCATAAAATGTTGCTCACGTAGGCAAGTTGATATTGATTATGCTTACAGTGATATATGGATTTCTCTAATGCAGTGCTTTGCTGCCCTTTGTCCTTTGCACAGGACAGAACTCTTTTGATAGCAGTCGGTTTGCATTGCATTCTGGAAGAAACTGTATTAATGCTATTTGAATTTTAGAAagtagtatttgtagtattatGTGCTATTACTGTTTAATACATTCCCAGGTCTGAATAAAGTAGAGAtgtcttttctctttaattttaaatttactctATGTAACTGGAGAAACATGAAGATAAAAATCGCAGCTTCAAGTCGAAGTATAAATAGATTTGGCCGAAAACATAACGAAGGCTGTTACGCTACTATAAGCAGAGCAAAAAGGTCATAGCTAATGTATTAAGCAGATGGATGCCAAAGTATATTTTGTTAAGACTGTACAAATGGTAGCCTGTGCAAAGTAATTAGATTGTCATTTTGTCAAATGCTGTCATCTTACATGATAAAACAATTTAATCAAAAAATAATATGATGCTTGAGAAAAAGTCCAGTCTTTAAGTCAGCATGCAGGTTGTTCCATAAATAACCATCAGGCAAATGTATTCTAAATGAAGGCATATGGATTACAGGAGTGCTCTGTTTTGTGATTAAAAACACTGGCATGTTCTTAATTTCtaattctgaaatattcttCTGTCAGAAGGCACCAAATCAGTCTCTGAGAACAACTGCCAAGTAATTTGAATACCTGAGCCGAGTGTATTCCCAATGCTTTGTAAAGCATTTGAGGGACCTTTACCTACAAGTAAAGGTAGTGTCCAAGTGTTCTTCTGTAAACAGTAAATGCCGAACCAGCAGGTGGCACTCATCGATCTGTGATCCTGCGGCCTCGAAAAGCCTGTAGGACCCACAGATTTTGCACCTAGCAATGGCAGCACTTCAAAGCAGATTTTCATAGCGTAGGTAACACAGACTGATAATATTATGCTATTGCTTGACTGTTTTCCTGTACTCAGCCATCACTTGtttcataaacatttaaattgataaaggaaaacatgaagaaaagttTGAAACCATCATGGGATGGAGGGATGCGTATATAACTTTCCTTCACATCGATTAGTTCATCTGTCTCCCAAAACAGAATACAACTGAGAGATTTTAAAAGTGCAAGAttcagaaagcaacaaaacTTTGTCAGTGACCCTAGATGTTACTGGATACGAGAGCAATTTCTGAGTAGGGTTCTGCACCTTTTCGATCGAAGGTAGGATTATATTTCAGAGTCTATGAAACGTATTATTAATGtagaaattgttatttttatgtagTATATATTTATTAAGTGACTTTTAGATAGCAAGCCTTTGCCTACGAAGTTTTAATGTGATAATGTATTCTAAAGTTCAGTTCTTCTTGAAGTCAGTAGGAGTTTTACTACGGGCACAGCAGAGAATCAGGCACGCAGGCTGTGGGAGAGAACACGGAAGTGCCCAAAGGCCTATTGCTGatgcaaaaccaaatgaaaatgaaacaagcaAACTACCTTGATCAGCTGAAGCTTGTTGTCCAGGGCACGTGCCAGCTCCAATATCATAGCACAAGGCACGGCTGAATCAGTTGCTCCTACAAAGACTTTCTCATGCCATTGTTGTCTAAAGAATTTTGAGTCGTAGTGGCAAGCAAGTACTAGATGGCGTTTTGCAGAGGGGTTGAGAGTGCTAATAATGTTAGAAAATGTTTGATATCCATATGGTGTGTACCTCTGAAATGTATCTTCTTCAATTTCCCAACCAGCCTGTAATCTTTGAAGACGGTGCTTGATgtgctgcatttaaaaaaaagataaatcagaTTAATATTGCTTGCTTTAGAAAGATGTTGCAGACAAACTGTTATCGGCTAATTAACAGTGGCACTTAAGCTTATTTCTGTAAATTCATGGTATTTTAAACgttaaatttttaaaaccaaaaaatgtaaTATCAACATATAAAATAAGCAACATCCTTGCTACCTTAGCCTTTGACTgacttgcttttcattttttcctttcatctcttGTCTTTGGAGTGTGAAAGTGCTTTGAATGATTGCCCATTACTATGACACATTAAGATCTTGATCTTTGAAGTTTCCAGGCCAGTGTTTTTTCAGGTGTAACCAGGACAGATTTAATGTTTACCTCTTCAAATTTAAACTCAAGTTATGCCCTTAAATTAAATGTCAGAACTGGCTGCAGAGAACTTGGCATGGCTATTTTGACATAGATGCCACAGcactataaaaaaaatgctggagagttgttggggtttttttcggTTGTGGTTTGCTTGGTTGGTGTGGGGATTTtggcttttggggttttggttggggtttttggtgggtttttttagcttctATGAGAAAACCAGCTTTCAAGTGATGTAAGTTGTTTACAAGGCTGTAAGAGATGGTCTGATTCCtggaaattaaagaaagaattaaacatttcagaacaatgttttaaaaatgaaatcttctAAGTGTAGCTCAtgtaaagataaaaattaagaCAGTGACTCTATAAAAGAGATAATTAATTTTTACGTATCTTCTTACCTAAAGAGAATACCTCTAACCCCAGTTAGATACTGAGTACAGAGTTCTGGCTAACTCTTATTGGAGGGCCATCTCTGTTGAGCAACTTATTTTTATGGATCCCTAGAGTGCTTCTTCAAGACAGATTCCTCTCTTCGGATAAACATTAGGAAAAGCCTctaagggggtgggggggaaatacACTTTGAAGACTTGTTCTGCTCTTagtgaagtcagtgggaatCCTGCCATGAATTTTAGCGCTAGAACAAACTTCCATTTTGTTCGTAGTCACCCTCTAAAAGCTTTTATGGCATCGTTATGGTCTGTCTGCTATCTGTAGGCAGAGCAAAGGATGTCTGTTACGGATTAAGGGGAATATATAAGCCTGGATGGAGTTCCCAGTGTGCGCTAGCTGTAACTGGCAGTAGCCTTCTCCCTTAAAGGAGcctggtgttttttctgtgtcttagaaagaaatgtcatttgTTTCAAACTCCACTGTGCCTTGACAATGGAGGACTCTTTTCCTTT containing:
- the QPCT gene encoding glutaminyl-peptide cyclotransferase, translated to MAGGEGAAAAPRLLGALSLCAAACFHLAHGGDTGAEWTLEKYSHQPRILHSDAIQKVAANTDVSEMWENDLRPILIERYSGSPGNYVVRQHIKHRLQRLQAGWEIEEDTFQRYTPYGYQTFSNIISTLNPSAKRHLVLACHYDSKFFRQQWHEKVFVGATDSAVPCAMILELARALDNKLQLIKTSSTSRPDLSLQLIFFDGEEAFVRWSPSDSLYGSQHLARKMVSTPHPPGSTTTNQLHGIDLLVLLDLIGAPNPVFPNYFPNTIRWFQRLQAIEQELHNMNLLKNHVFERQYFQNTLYQGLVEDDHVPFLLRGVPVLHLIPSPFPAVWHTMEDTEENLDKTTIDNLSKILQVFVLEYLNL